One Panicum virgatum strain AP13 chromosome 9K, P.virgatum_v5, whole genome shotgun sequence genomic region harbors:
- the LOC120647420 gene encoding ubiquitin domain-containing protein DSK2a-like, with the protein MGGGDADAAGEPAAAQATLHIRCTNGSKFAVRADLGATVGAFKAIVAESCDVPAPQQRLIYKGRILKDEQTLASYGVETDHTIHMVRGAAPPLASTAPAANQETSTTAPASSPAAGLGGLLPGLGATGAANSRGLDLFGSGLPELDQMQQQLADNPNLMREIMNMPLMQNLLNSPDLIRNIIMNNPQMRELIDRNPDLAHVLNDPSILRQTVEAARNPELMREMMRNTDRAMSNIESSPEGFNMLRRMYETVQEPFLNATTMGGEGDRNANPFAALLGNQGTNQPRDPAANAPTTASDPAAGSPAPAPNTNPLPNPWGSNAGSAQGAARPPPASNTNTRTATAGGLGGLGSADLGGVLGGGADASFLSQVLQNPTMMQMMQNIMSNPQSMNQLLNMNPNVRNMMESNTQLREMFQNPEFLRQLTSPETLQQLISFQQSLMSQLGQQQTGQEHTRSGTSAGNVNLNTLMNMFSGLGAGGGLGVPNAPNVPPEELYATQLAQLQEMGFFDTQENLRALIATAGNVHAAVERLLGNLGQ; encoded by the exons ATGGGCGGAggggacgccgacgccgccggcgagcccgcgGCCGCTCAGGCGACGCTGCACATCCGGTGCACCAACGGCTCCAAGTTCGCCGTGCGGGCCGACCTGGGCGCCACCGTCGGCGCCTTCAAGGCGATCGTCGCCGAGAGCTGCGACGTGCCGGCCCCGCAGCAGCGGCTGATCTACAAGGGCCGGATCTTGAAGGACGAGCAAACCCTAGCCAGCTACG GTGTAGAGACAGATCATACGATTCACATGGTACGAGGTGCTGCGCCACCACTAGCATCAACTGCACCTGCAGCTAACCAAGAAACTTCCACTACTGCTCCTGCCAGTTCCCCAGCAGCAGGATTGGGTGGCTTGTTGCCAGGTCTTGGTGCTACAGGGGCTGCTAATAGTCGAGGGTTGGATTTGTTTGGATCTGGCCTCCCAGAATTAGACCAGATGCAACAACAGCTAGCCGACAACCCCAACTTGATGAGGGAAATAATGAATATGCCACTCATGCAGAATTTATTGAATAGTCCTGATCTCATACGCAATATAATAATGAATAATCCTCAAATGCGTGAGCTCATTGATCGCAATCCAGATCTTGCCCATGTCCTCAATGATCCAAGCATCCTGCGCCAGACTGTTGAAGCAGCTAGGAATCCTGAACTTATGAGGGAGATGATGCGGAACACAGATAGAGCCATGAGCAACATTGAATCTTCTCCAGAAGGTTTCAACATGCTCCGTCGCATGTATGAAACTGTCCAAGAGCCTTTTCTGAATGCAACAACAATGGGTGGTGAGGGTGATCGAAATGCAAACCCATTTGCAGCTCTTCTAGGAAATCAGGGGACTAACCAACCAAGGGACCCAGCCGCAAATGCACCAACTACAGCTTCAGACCCTGCAGCAGggtctccagctccagctccaaatACTAATCCACTTCCGAATCCCTGGGGCTCAAATG CTGGCTCTGCCCAAGGAGCAGCAAGGCCCCCTCCTGCTAGCAACACCAACACAAGGACTGCTACAGCAGGTGGTCTAGGAGGGTTGGGTTCAGCAGATCTGGGAGGTGTGCTTGGTGGTGGTGCTGATGCTTCCTTCTTGAGTCAGGTTTTGCAAAACCCAACTATGATGCAAATGATGCAGAATATTATGTCTAATCCTCAGTCCATGAATCAG TTGCTTAATATGAACCCAAATGTACGTAATATGATGGAATCGAATACTCAACTAAGAGAAATGTTTCAGAATCCAGAATTTCTTCGCCAGTTGACATCTCCGGAAACATTGCAG CAATTAATTTCATTCCAGCAGTCCTTGATGTCACAACTTGGCCAACAACAAACTGGACA GGAGCATACACGATCAGGCACTAGTGCAG GCAATGTCAAcctcaacaccttgatgaacatgTTCAGCGGGCttggtgctggtggtggcctAGGTGTTCCAAATGCCCCTAATG TGCCTCCAGAAGAGCTGTATGCAACACAGCTAGCTCAGCTCCAAGAAATGGGTTTCTTTGACACACAGGAGAACCTCCGAGCCTTGATCGCTACCGCTGGAAATGTTCATGCTGCAGTGGAGCGACTTCTCGGGAATTTGGGCCAATAG
- the LOC120647421 gene encoding catalase isozyme C-like, with translation MDPYKYRPSSAHNGPHWSTNSGAPVWSNDHSLTVGPRGPILLEDYHLVEKLANFDRERIPERVVHARGASAKGFFEVTNDISHLTCADFLRAPGVQTPVIVRFSTVIHERGSPETLRDPRGFAVKFYTREGNWDLVGNNFPVFFVRDGMKFPDMVHALKPNPKTHIQENWRILDFFSHHPESLHMFTFLFDDVGIPADYRHMDGSGVNTYTLVNRDGKSHYVKFHWRPTCGVRSLLDDEAVTVGGTNHSHATKDLYDAIAAGNFPEWTLYIQTMDPDHEDRFDFDPLDVTKTWPEDVLPLQPVGRMVLNRNIDNFFTENEQLAFCPGIIVPGIYYSDDKLLQTRIFSYSDTQRHRLGPNYLLLPANAPKCAHHNNHYDGFMNFMHRDEEVDYFPSRYDAARNAPRYPIPSVPLTGRREKTVIKKENNFKQPGERYRAMDPARQERFIKRWIDALSDPRLTHEIRSIWLSYWSQADRTLGQKLASRLSAKPSM, from the exons ATGGACCCCTACAAG TACCGGCCGTCGAGCGCCCACAACGGCCCGCATTGGAGCACCAACTCCGGCGCGCCCGTATGGAGCAACGACCACTCCCTCACCGTCGGACCACGAG gCCCGATCCTGCTGGAGGACTACCACCTGGTTGAGAAGCTGGCCAACTTCGACCGCGAGCGCATCCCGGAGCGCGTGGTGCACGCCCGCGGCGCCAGCGCCAAGGGCTTCTTCGAGGTGACCAACGACATCTCCCACCTCACGTGCGCCGACTTCCTGCGCGCCCCCGGCGTGCAGACCCCCGTCATCGTGCGCTTCTCCACGGTGATCCACGAGCGCGGGAGCCCCGAGACCCTGCGCGACCCGCGCGGGTTCGCCGTCAAGTTCTACACCCGCGAGGGCAACTGGGACCTCGTCGGCAACAACTTCCCCGTCTTCTTCGTCCGCGACGGCATGAAGTTCCCCGACATGGTGCACGCCCTCAAGCCCAACCCCAAGACCCACATCCAGGAGAACTGGCGCATCCTCGACTTCTTCTCGCACCACCCGGAGAGCCTCCACATGTTCACCTTCCTCTTCGACGACGTCGGCATCCCCGCCGACTACCGCCACATGGACGGCTCCGGCGTCAACACCTACACGCTCGTCAACCGCGACGGCAAGTCGCACTACGTCAAGTTCCACTGGCGCCCCACCTGCGGCGTCAGGTCCCTGCTCGACGACGAGGCCGTCACCGTGGGCGGGACCAACCACAGCCACGCCACCAAGGACCTCTacgacgccatcgccgccggcaacTTCCCCGAGTGGACGCTCTACATCCAGACCATGGACCCGGACCACGAGGACCGCTTCGACTTCGACCCGCTCGACGTCACCAAGACCTGGCCCGAGGACGTCCTCCCGCTGCAGCCCGTGGGGCGCATGGTGCTCAACCGCAACATCGACAACTTCTTCACCGAGAACGAGCAGCTCGCCTTCTGCCCGGGGATCATCGTGCCCGGCATCTACTACTCCGACGACAAGCTGCTGCAGACCAGGATCTTCTCCTACTCCGACACGCAGCGCCACCGCCTGGGGCCCAACTACCTGCTGCTCCCGGCCAACGCGCCCAAGTGCGCGCACCACAACAACCACTACGACGGATTCATGAACTTCATGCACCGCGACGAGGAGGTGGACTACTTCCCGTCCAGGTACGACGCTGCCAGGAACGCGCCAAGGTACCCGATCCCCTCCGTCCCGCTCACCGGCCGACGCGAGAAGACTGTGATCAAGAAGGAGAACAACTTCAAGCAGCCCGGGGAGAGGTACCGAGCAATGGACCCGGCAAG GCAAGAGCGGTTCATCAAGAGATGGATCGATGCGCTGTCCGACCCTCGCCTCACCCACGAGATCAGGAGCATCTGGCTCTCCTACTGGTCTCAG